A genomic window from Silene latifolia isolate original U9 population chromosome Y, ASM4854445v1, whole genome shotgun sequence includes:
- the LOC141630653 gene encoding uncharacterized protein LOC141630653, which yields MSNLAKLEFASLEISGKNYLPWALDAEIHLDAKGLGETIKDGNKATCQDKANAMIFVRRHFHEGLKNEYLTIKDPQIFWSNLKERYDHQNTVILPNARYDWMHLRLQDFKSVSEYNSAIFKITSQLKLCGEKVTDMDMLEKTYSTFHANNIVLQTQYREKGFKKYSELISCLLVAE from the coding sequence ATGTCAAACCTTGCAAAACTTGAATTTGCGTCCCTTGAAATTTCGGGAAAGAATTATTTACCTTGGGCGTTAGATGCTGAAATACACCTAGATGCAAAAGGGCTTGGTGAGACGATAAAAGATGGAAATAAAGCAACATGTCAAGATAAGGCTAATGCTATGATATTTGTTCGCCGTCACTTCCACGAGGGTCTTAAAAATGAATATTTGACTATTAAAGACCCACAAATCTTTTGGAGCAATCTAAAGGAAAGGTATGATCACCAAAACACCGTCATATTGCCAAACGCTCGCTATGATTGGATGCATTTGAGATTGCAAGATTTCAAATCTGTCAGTGAATATAATTCAGCCATATTCAAAATTACTTCTCAATTGAAGTTATGTGGCGAGAAAGTCACAGATATGGATATGTTAGAAAAAACATATTCTACTTTTCACGCTAATAATATTGTCCTGCAGACACAATATCGTGAAAAGGGTTTTAAGAAATATTCTGAATTAATATCTTGTTTGTTGGTGGCTGAGTAA